The genome window GTTTGGCGTTCGGATTGATGCTTTCTACGTTGCTCGTCTTGTTGCTCGTTCCCGTCTTTTATTTGATCTATGTTCGCATCGTCGAATTCTTCGGGTATTCGCTCATCGACGCCGAAGAGTGACGTCAGAAGTGAGCGGATCGCACCTTGCCCCGAAACGCCACCTTGCCACGCTTCCGGTTTCGTCCTGCTCCGCAGCAGTTGCTCGAGAGGGATGAGCTGCGTTAGGGCGATGAACTCGAGGTGGCAATACCAACGATCAAACCGCTGATCGCTCCAAACAAATGGCCGTCCCATGACACCGTGGATCCGAAACTTGGAATGATCCCAAAGAACAACGTGGTTCCAAACAGGAACCCAACAAGCAAAGCCACAGCAATCGATCCGAACCGTTTTTCGCGCACGCCAACCGTGATCAAGAAGGCGATCAACCCGAACACCAAACCGCTGGCACCGATATGGTTCGCATTGCGTCCGAACATCCATAGCAGCACGCCACTGCCCACAATGATCCCCGCAACCACCGGCCAGGCGTGATCCCCGCGTGACGCGACCGTCAATCCCAACAAAATCAACAACGGAACCGTATTGGAGATCAAGTGGCCAAAACCCGCGTGTAGAAACGGCATCGTGCCAATGCCCAGGATCCCCTGAATGCTCCGTGGCTGCAAACCGAACTGGTTCAAGTCCGCTGGGATCACGACGTCGACGATCCGCACAAGCCACATCACCAACAGCAGGATCATGATCGGGTAAGCTTGCTTTTTCAAAAGGATACTCCTGGGTCAGAGTTCAACTGGGTCAGAGTTCAACGGAAACATCGTCACCGCCGGCCCCGTGGTGCGAGTCGTTCTGCTTGAAGAAGAACGGTGAACCGAGGAATTTACCACGAAGGAAACGAAGCATTGGCTACCAACGACAAACGAAATCCCTAGCCCGGATTATTCGTTGGAGTGGTAGGCTTTAGCCGATTGCGGCAGGACCTTGCTGAATCGGCTAAAGCCTACGACTCCAACGTGCGCAGTCTGTTTCTTACTCAATCGATGTAAGCTGATTGCTGCAATACCGCTTGTGCATGCTGCGCAAACAAACCTCGCAGATCATTTTGATAGGTTCGTAGGATCGCTTCCGCCACACCGTCTTGATCGCCGCAACGGTAAAGCGCCCTCGCCAAAATGATCTCACGAAGCGGCTGCGATCGCTTTTCGTCACCGGGTACCTCTCGGGTCGCCGAAATGTCCGTGATGGCATAGCCGGTCATTCCAGGCTTCGCAAGTAAGTCCGCTAACGGCTTGGCTGCTCGAGGATCGGCCAGGGTTTCCAGCGCCATCGCGACCGCTCGGTGGTGGGAAAACTCGACGGACGCATCAAGCGTTTCGAGCTTTCGAAGGATCGTGTCGAGCGCATGGGGATCCGCGGAGCGTCCGAGTGCAATCAGATGGGAATCGAGTCTCGAAATGCTGCCGCCGAATTGTCCCATCCCACGGAAGTTCCAGCCCTCGTCCCAACCCGACTCGTCAATGCTTTTCATCAACGTTTGGCTGCCCGCCGGATCGCCAAGCATCCCTAAAATGTTGGCATAAATCAATTTGTCATCGCTGTCGGAACATGACTGATAAGCATCACGAAGCAAAGGCAAGGCGGTATCGCTCTGAGAAAGCAGTACCGACAAACCTTGATAGTCATGCGTCACCGACGAGACGGCAGCCGCGACGGTTTCGCGAGTGAGTGGTGCGGAATCTTGTTGCTTCAGCACTTCCGGTTCCAGTGAACCGATCTCGACCAAATGCTGTTGCAGTGCGGACAAATCAATGGATCGCAGCGACGTATCTTGCTCGGCTGCCATCGATGCCGCAACACCGGCTGCATAGCCTTGGTTTTGGATACAGGCCTGCATCCGTAAAATCGGCATGGCGTCACGATGGGCGCTGATGGCCAAGCCGGTCACCAAGATACCATCAAGCCCCTTTGCCAACAGTGCTCGATAGGGCACCGGAACCGTCATCTGTTTCTTGTCGGGAAAGTTGATCAGAAAGACAGGATGAACCGTAAAACCATGCGTGTCAAAATTGCTTTGGTGCATCGCAATGGTATCGAAGTAGGTTCGTCCGTTCATCAGGTCCAACGGCGTGATCAGCACTTCACCCACAATCCGACGTCGTTCACGAGAATCGACAAAGGGTGACACATCGTAGCTGTTTTTGTATTTTTCACGGGCCGAAACGATCATCCGCCATTGGTCAACCGGGTCCGATTCGTCGGCAAAGGAATAGTCGGTGTTTGTGTAGCCGGTTCCCAAAGCTCGAGGTGACAATCCGGTGCCTTGCATGGCAACATGATCCGCCGAAGTGGTCATGGTTTCCGCTCCCGCGGCGGCCGCGATGTCCGCGTTCCCCGTCGAGTCGATTACCGTTTTCGCCATCACCACACCACGGCCCGTCGGCGTAGCAACCACCACTCCCTTGACGAAGTTACCGCTAACGACGCTGCCACAACCGAGCGTCGAGAACCAAATGTCGCAACCGGCATTTCGAGCTTCGCGTCGCCAATACTCACGCTTCGTGACCGGGTTCCAGCCGCCATGCCGATCCGGGCCGCCAAGTGCTTCGACGCCCTGGTCGACTTCACTGCTGTAACCTTTGCGGTAACCGTGATAGTAGCTGCTGATCAGCCCAAGGGTTCCGACACCACCGAGGTGATCTTGATACTCGATCAAAAGCGTTTTTGAGCCACGCCGGCCAGCCGCAATCGCCGCTGGCGCTCCAC of Novipirellula artificiosorum contains these proteins:
- a CDS encoding rhomboid family intramembrane serine protease is translated as MKKQAYPIMILLLVMWLVRIVDVVIPADLNQFGLQPRSIQGILGIGTMPFLHAGFGHLISNTVPLLILLGLTVASRGDHAWPVVAGIIVGSGVLLWMFGRNANHIGASGLVFGLIAFLITVGVREKRFGSIAVALLVGFLFGTTLFFGIIPSFGSTVSWDGHLFGAISGLIVGIATSSSSP
- a CDS encoding FAD-dependent oxidoreductase, translating into MESARKIPVAYDVDVVVVGGTTGAVNAAISAAEQGASVFLAAPRPYLGEDVCGTLRLWLDAEQVPTSDLEKALFQVEKPNSLWSSGMPFRYEADQTSDAVHRDTSPPTRLTDKQYTSAAKHSVQYSDDVELIADLQGNQRVKQLHLLAYQRNGVFEVADVQVWTSPNGTLWRDLGTIKNEMLGLGISEDTPVDLSMTIEQPCRFIKLLVRKSERAERMLLGEWVIVGDDPVVETTVKNQPPTPMQVKYALDQALIDAGVSFLYGSLVTDVLHDENGHVAGVVMANRAGRQAIKAKVVIDGTLRATTARIAGSSCDPYPKQPQRFERIVVGGEPKSAPGLVVNKAEVPFFSAAGPHDVFVYSMDVAMADASFASFAEAEQQLRAVTFDSALVDESDFLFQLPPDPIRSDAPQQLDSFDPATFDLRACQPSGVANLYVLGGAADVSRTVAAQLVRPLNWMRLGVRVGEAAAKEARERQSIRTVSIRAKSDPNANDLVEVHEFLQGVRPTDQNRPTIASPDRGLPILGHYDVVVVGGGTGGAPAAIAAGRRGSKTLLIEYQDHLGGVGTLGLISSYYHGYRKGYSSEVDQGVEALGGPDRHGGWNPVTKREYWRREARNAGCDIWFSTLGCGSVVSGNFVKGVVVATPTGRGVVMAKTVIDSTGNADIAAAAGAETMTTSADHVAMQGTGLSPRALGTGYTNTDYSFADESDPVDQWRMIVSAREKYKNSYDVSPFVDSRERRRIVGEVLITPLDLMNGRTYFDTIAMHQSNFDTHGFTVHPVFLINFPDKKQMTVPVPYRALLAKGLDGILVTGLAISAHRDAMPILRMQACIQNQGYAAGVAASMAAEQDTSLRSIDLSALQQHLVEIGSLEPEVLKQQDSAPLTRETVAAAVSSVTHDYQGLSVLLSQSDTALPLLRDAYQSCSDSDDKLIYANILGMLGDPAGSQTLMKSIDESGWDEGWNFRGMGQFGGSISRLDSHLIALGRSADPHALDTILRKLETLDASVEFSHHRAVAMALETLADPRAAKPLADLLAKPGMTGYAITDISATREVPGDEKRSQPLREIILARALYRCGDQDGVAEAILRTYQNDLRGLFAQHAQAVLQQSAYID